In Xenorhabdus griffiniae, the genomic window TGGACAATCACTGGATTTGGAAGCTGAAGGTAAGCAGATCGATCTTGCTTCACTAGAACAGATCCACCAACATAAAACAGGCGCGTTAATACGTTCAGCCGTCCGATTGGGCGCTTATAGTGCGGGACAACGTGGCCGCGAAGTGCTGCCTTTGCTGGAGCAATATGCCCAAGCCATCGGCCTGGCATTTCAGGTACATGACGATATTTTGGATGTCATTGGCAATACTGAAGTTATTGGTAAGCGTCAGGGCAATGATCAGCAACTCGGTAAAAATACTTACCCTGCATTATTAGGTTTAGAGCAAGCCCAACAAAAAGCCAGAGATCTGTATGAAGAAGCGCTCGCCGCCCTTACAGAGCTGGAAAAACGGTCATATAACACCGCAACCTTGAAGAAATTGGCTGGTTTTATCATTGAGAGAAACAGCTAAAAAAACCGATAAAGCGCCTTACGGGGTGAACCCAGAAATTACACACTGATAATAACAGGGTTCTTAATATTCAACTTCTAACGGATATAGCATTTTACACAGGCATAGCATGAGCATTGATATAGCGAAATATCCAACATTGGCATTGGCTGAAACTCCAGAAGAGCTTCGCCTGCTACCCAAAGAAACCTTGCCAAAGTTATGCGATGAACTGCGTCAATTTTTGCTGAACAGTGTCAGCCGCTCCAGTGGTCACTTTGCTTCCGGCCTTGGCGCTATCGAATTAACCGTCGCACTTCACTATGTTTATAAAACCCCTTTTGACAATTTAGTCTGGGATGTTGGTCATCAGGCCTACCCACACAAAATTTTAACTGGACGTCGTGATCGCATTAATACCATTCGGCAAAAAAATGGCCTTCACCCCTTCCCCTGGCGAGAAGAAAGTGAGTACGACACTTTATGCGTCGGCCACTCATCCACATCAATCAGCGCTGGCTTAGGTATGGCTATTGCTGCCGAACACGAAGGCAAAGGCCGCAAAACGGTATGCGTCATTGGGGATGGCGCCATTACTGCGGGCATGGCTTTTGAAGCTATGAACCATGCCGGCGATATCGATCCCGACATGCTGGTTATTCTCAATGACAATGAAATGTCTATCTCTGAAAATGTGGGAGCATTGAATAACCATCTGGCACAGATTCTGTCAGGCAAACTGTATACAACTCTGCGTGAAGGCGGCAAAAAAGTTTTTTCCAACCTGCCGCCTATCAAAGAGTTGTTGAAAAAAACGGAAGAACATCTGAAAGGCATGGTGGTTCCCGGAACGCTGTTTGAAGAACTTGGGTTCAACTATATCGGGCCTGTTGATGGCCATGACGTACTGGCGCTAACCCAAACGTTGAAAAACATGCGCGAACTGAAAGGGCCACAATTCCTGCACATCATGACTAAAAAAGGTCGTGGTTATGCACCAGCGGAAAAAGATCCTATCAGCTGGCACGCTGTCCCCAAATTCGATCCTTCAACGGGTTCTTTGCCAAAAAGTGCAGAAACTCGCCCGACATTTTCCAAGATCTTCGGTGATTGGCTGTGCGAAGAAGCCGCGCATGATAAAAAACTGATGGCGATCACCCCTGCCATGCGGGAAGGTTCCGGTATGGTGCGCTTTTCCCGCGAATATCCTGAACAATATTTTGATGTCGCGATTGCCGAGCAACATTCGGTCACTTTTGCCGCAGGTCTGGCTATTGGCGGCTATAAACCTATCGTTGCCATTTATTCGACCTTTCTGCAACGCGCTTATGATCAGGTGATCCACGATGTCGCCATCCAAAACTTACCTGTCTTGTTTGCTATCGACCGTGGCGGCATTGTCGGTGCAGATGGTCAAACCCATCAAGGTGCTTTTGATCTTTCTTTCCTGCGCTGCATCCCGAATATGGTAATTATGGCACCCAGCGATGAAAACGAATGCCGCCAGATGCTACATACTGGCTATCATTATCAAGCAGGCCCTGTTGCTGTTCGTTATCCTCGCGGTACAGGGACAGGTGCTGAACTCCAACCTTTGGAAACATTGCCAATCGGCAAGGGCGTCATCCGTCGTCAAGGAGAGCGCGTTGCGATCCTTAACTTTGGCACATTATTAGACTATGCGCTGCAAGCGGCTGAAAATCTGAATGCAACTGTTGTGGATATGCGTTTCGTCAAACCACTGGATAAAGCGCTGGTGCTGGAAATGGCAGCCAGCCACGAGTTGCTGGTGACTTTGGAAGAAAATGCCATCATGGGTGGTGCAGGCAGTGGTGTTAACGAATTAGTGATGCAGAAAAAATTGTCAGTTCCTGTATTAAATCTGGGTTTACCCGATAACTTTATACCACAAGGAACACAACAAGAGCTTCATGCTGATTTAGGGCTGGATGCGGCAGGTATTCAAAATACTATCGAGAAATATCTGGCTGAATAATCGCTAATAAATAATGGGTGAATGTTTTTATTAAATATTCATCCGTTTTAATTTCTATACTAATTAAACTTCAAGTTGCAATTTACAACGTTATATGAAACGTGATTGGTATATTTCAATTCTTATCTCCCTTAATATTCCCCATTACCAATATATTATTTTTTATCAACTCATCTTTTATAGTTTCAGAAAGAGACCATTAATATTTGATATAAATAGTGTTTCAAAATGATAGGAGTATTCTTTACCCCGCGCGGTGTGCGGGGTAAAGAATACCAATATCTGATACTCTCAGTATTATGAAAACCTATACCAACCTAACTTCAAGATGCATGTGATTTCTCCCCGCGTCGCGGGGAAAAATCACGTTTCATATCATGCTATAAATTGCAACATGAAGTTTAATGCATATATTTATCAATAGCCAAAGATTATTTCCTATATCTCAAATTAAGCATATCAATTTGACTCAATACAAATACTGTGATACCCATATTATTTAAATGGTTATTATCTTTGCTTACGATAGTAATAAAAAATAAAAAGTAATAAAAAACATCAAACAAGACTAATAAATATTAAGGAATAATGATGGATAATATCAATACCATATCTAATTCACAACAACGCCTTTATGACTTTAATGAGAACTGGACTGATTGGCGTTGGCAACAAAAAAACGCATTACGTGATGAAAAATCTTTACGTATCGCCTGTGGTGGATGGAGTGAGGAAATAACTCAACGTATTCAGCAAAATTTGCAAGGCCAAAAAATACAAATAACTCCCTATTATCTCCGCCAGATATTAGCCACCAACCAATCAGGCGATATCACGACAAACCCACTTTGGCGACAAGTGGTTCCATTTTGGAGTGAAGAGCAGTTCAATGGCTATGATGGGGAATCTGAAAATTGGGAACTTAATAATGAAATGAAAACGCCCATCTGCCAGCATAAATATGACAATCGGGTGATCTTGCGCATGGTTAATGCCTGTAACTCCTACTGTCAATTTTGCTTTGAAGCTCTAAGAACATTGAAAGTTGATTCAGGTAAATCAAACGCTGGCCGAACTTCCTTCCAACAATCCCTTGAATACATCAAAAATACCCCCTCTGTGGAAGAAGTCATTCTTAGCGGTGGCGATCCCTTGATGCTGACAGATAAAAAATTGGATGAATCGTTGTCTGCTATCAGAGAAATCAGAGAAGACCTGTTAATCCGCGTTCATTCCAGGGCCCTGACATTCAATCCCTACCGTATTACCAATGCGTTAATCGAAACACTGAAAAAACACCGTGTTAACGCTTTTGGTGTCCATATCTGTCATCCACTTGAGTTAAGTGAAGAATTTCAGTCTGCCGTGCGCCGCATCCAGAGTGTCGTACCGATTGTTTTTTCCAATATGCCCTTCCTACGCGGCATCAATGACAAAGAAGAAATCCTCCATAAACTGTTTATCGATTTATATCGTATAGGGGTTAAACCTTACTATCTCTACCATTTTATGCCTTTCTCTCCCGGCTCCTCAGAGTACAAAGCCTCAATCCACGATGCCATTGCTATCATGAGTAAACTCAAGCGTCGAGTTTCCAATATCGCTTTACCGGAATATGTTCTGCCACATATGAAAGGCAAATTCACCGTGCCTTTATTCACTAATCCGGAAGAAATACCTTATTTTGAATCCATAAACGGCAAACGTTATTACCGATTTATCAACTGGCAACAAGAACAATGTGAATGGCTAGATAATTAATTTACTTATTATTTTCAGCAAATGATAAAACCTATTTATTTCAAGGATGCCAAATGAAACCAAATGCGATTTTGTTTGTTGATATCGATGATGCCCAAATTCCGCGCTATAAATATCGTGAAGCCCATTCCACCGCAGCAAAAAAGATGGGAATGAGTTGCCTAACGGCAGCGCTGAAAGGACGCCAGCACACAGAGCGTCTTTATATAGATAGCGATGATGTTTTTTACTTAGAGTCACTGACACAAGATGCCTTACAGGATCTTGTCGCCATTTTGCAACAAACCTATAGATTACGAGGTATTTTGTGTTATGCAGGCCATGCGTCTACTTACGGCCAAGTTGGCTGCATTGTTGCAGAAGTTTGTCGCAATATTGGCTTGCCAAATACGTCTGCATCTGCGATTGCAACCTGTAACAACAAGTTCTTAATGCGCCAGGCACTGCAAAAATATGGCGTCAGATCAATACGCCATGCCTTGTGCCATACCGAAGAGGAACTCTATTCACAAGCTAAAGTAATTGGTTATCCCTTAATTGCAAAACCTCCATTTGGGGCAGCTTCAGTCTTCATCAAAAAATGCCGTGATTGGTCTGAACTTAAAGCACATTATCGCGCATTTACAACCCACTATGACCACTCGATTTATATCGATTTTATGGGAAATAAACAGGAGTGTTTCACTTTAGCGGGTGAGAAACATATCAACATACCGGGCAAAAGCCTGCTATTGGAAGAGTACCTTGATGGCGTGGAAGGCACTGTCGAATGTGTTATCAGCCAGAACAAAATACATCCGGTGCTGATCAATGAAAAATTGATCCTGACAGAAAAAGAAAACACCGTACTGGAAAATTTGCTGATTTGTCCCCCTGTATCATTTTCTCCTGTTGAACAGGAACAGATTAGGGACTATGCCAGAGCCTGCATACAAGCCGTTGGATTGAACTATGCCATTGCTCATCTTGAATTTCGTATGACCAAAGATGGCCCGATAGTGATTGAAATTAACCCACGCCTTGGTGGACTCTTTGTAAATTCATCCTTCCGTGATATCGCAGGGCTCGATCCGTACCAGCTATATCTCTCCATTCTCTTGCAGGAACAGGACATTGATACACAGATAAGCCTCGCCCAACAACGGGCTACAGCGGCTAAACAGCATTATTCGATGTTAGCTATGTACCCAGACAAGAGCGGGCACTTTCAGGGTATTAAAAACATCGAACACATGAAAAACCATCCAAACGTGATCGAGTGTATTTCCCAACCCACTGATTACTATATCAACGCAGAAACTGAAGAACATTACTTGCTCAGGTGCTGGGCAAAAGTAGACGATGCGTCCGATGCCTACTCATTACACCAGGAAATGTTAGAACACGTTTATCCCATTATTAACCCAACACCAAAAAGTAGTCAGGATATGCAAATTGCAAATATATCGGCACGTTTGATGAATGAACACTATTGCCATATTCCACATTTCAGTGAACTTATTTCCCGTGATTCAGAAGAAATAAAAACCTTTAAAGATTATTGGAATGAATTGGTTTTAGATCAAAATTTTAAAGACTATACCCATAGGGAAAGACGTATCCTGCGCTATTATTACCACCCTGATGAAGAGAATCCACTGCAACTAAATCGGGACAATAAATATCATTCATCCGTTACCTATGACATTGAGTACAAAAAAGGTTCCAATCAACTCAGCTATGTTAAAGAAACCTTTATTACTCACCCCATCATGCAGCATATCCTTGCAACAGATATAGCGATTTTAGGTGACCAATTAACGAAAAAGCATCACTATGCGATTGATATTCACCAATTTCGGGTAAAAGCGCAAGCCGGTAAAGACAGTCCGACAACCTCCGGAATTCATCAGGATGGTCAGAATTGGATTTTTATGCACTTTATCCAAAGCCACAATACAGAGCCGGTGATTTCCGAAGTTCACGCAACAGCCCATGAAGCTCCGCCCTTGCTACACACCGCAATGGAGCATTTTCTTGAAACACTCGCAATAAATGATAAACGACTTTATCATCGGGCAAGCAGTGTTCGACAAGTATCTCCTACAAATGCGGCATTTCGGGATCTATTGCTGGTAACTTTCCGACAACTGCCTAAATAACAAGTGAGCGAATAATCATGCCAAGCCAGGAAAATAGTTTGGGTTTGCGTTGTTCTAGCCTTAATGCCTTATTGATCGTCAGTGCTCGGTTCGTCTCCGATTTTGGTGCATTCCTGAATATGGTGGCACTCTCCACCTATGTCTATCTGCTCAGTAATAGCGTCATGCACGTCAGTATTTTTCTTGCCTGTCGTGTTGCTGGCGGTATCATTGCCAGCTTGATC contains:
- a CDS encoding KamA family radical SAM protein — protein: MDNINTISNSQQRLYDFNENWTDWRWQQKNALRDEKSLRIACGGWSEEITQRIQQNLQGQKIQITPYYLRQILATNQSGDITTNPLWRQVVPFWSEEQFNGYDGESENWELNNEMKTPICQHKYDNRVILRMVNACNSYCQFCFEALRTLKVDSGKSNAGRTSFQQSLEYIKNTPSVEEVILSGGDPLMLTDKKLDESLSAIREIREDLLIRVHSRALTFNPYRITNALIETLKKHRVNAFGVHICHPLELSEEFQSAVRRIQSVVPIVFSNMPFLRGINDKEEILHKLFIDLYRIGVKPYYLYHFMPFSPGSSEYKASIHDAIAIMSKLKRRVSNIALPEYVLPHMKGKFTVPLFTNPEEIPYFESINGKRYYRFINWQQEQCEWLDN
- the dxs gene encoding 1-deoxy-D-xylulose-5-phosphate synthase gives rise to the protein MSIDIAKYPTLALAETPEELRLLPKETLPKLCDELRQFLLNSVSRSSGHFASGLGAIELTVALHYVYKTPFDNLVWDVGHQAYPHKILTGRRDRINTIRQKNGLHPFPWREESEYDTLCVGHSSTSISAGLGMAIAAEHEGKGRKTVCVIGDGAITAGMAFEAMNHAGDIDPDMLVILNDNEMSISENVGALNNHLAQILSGKLYTTLREGGKKVFSNLPPIKELLKKTEEHLKGMVVPGTLFEELGFNYIGPVDGHDVLALTQTLKNMRELKGPQFLHIMTKKGRGYAPAEKDPISWHAVPKFDPSTGSLPKSAETRPTFSKIFGDWLCEEAAHDKKLMAITPAMREGSGMVRFSREYPEQYFDVAIAEQHSVTFAAGLAIGGYKPIVAIYSTFLQRAYDQVIHDVAIQNLPVLFAIDRGGIVGADGQTHQGAFDLSFLRCIPNMVIMAPSDENECRQMLHTGYHYQAGPVAVRYPRGTGTGAELQPLETLPIGKGVIRRQGERVAILNFGTLLDYALQAAENLNATVVDMRFVKPLDKALVLEMAASHELLVTLEENAIMGGAGSGVNELVMQKKLSVPVLNLGLPDNFIPQGTQQELHADLGLDAAGIQNTIEKYLAE
- a CDS encoding 2OG-Fe dioxygenase family protein — encoded protein: MKPNAILFVDIDDAQIPRYKYREAHSTAAKKMGMSCLTAALKGRQHTERLYIDSDDVFYLESLTQDALQDLVAILQQTYRLRGILCYAGHASTYGQVGCIVAEVCRNIGLPNTSASAIATCNNKFLMRQALQKYGVRSIRHALCHTEEELYSQAKVIGYPLIAKPPFGAASVFIKKCRDWSELKAHYRAFTTHYDHSIYIDFMGNKQECFTLAGEKHINIPGKSLLLEEYLDGVEGTVECVISQNKIHPVLINEKLILTEKENTVLENLLICPPVSFSPVEQEQIRDYARACIQAVGLNYAIAHLEFRMTKDGPIVIEINPRLGGLFVNSSFRDIAGLDPYQLYLSILLQEQDIDTQISLAQQRATAAKQHYSMLAMYPDKSGHFQGIKNIEHMKNHPNVIECISQPTDYYINAETEEHYLLRCWAKVDDASDAYSLHQEMLEHVYPIINPTPKSSQDMQIANISARLMNEHYCHIPHFSELISRDSEEIKTFKDYWNELVLDQNFKDYTHRERRILRYYYHPDEENPLQLNRDNKYHSSVTYDIEYKKGSNQLSYVKETFITHPIMQHILATDIAILGDQLTKKHHYAIDIHQFRVKAQAGKDSPTTSGIHQDGQNWIFMHFIQSHNTEPVISEVHATAHEAPPLLHTAMEHFLETLAINDKRLYHRASSVRQVSPTNAAFRDLLLVTFRQLPK